The DNA sequence CCTGAAGCGGGGCGACTGCAACTGCGAGCAGCTGGTGCAGGCCTACCAGGCCCGCATTGCCGCCTACGACCAGCCCACCAAGCTCAATTCCATCGTCGTCGTCAACCCGGCGGCCCTGGCCACGGCCCGGCAGCTCGATGCCGAGTACCGCCGCAGCGGCCGGCTACGGCCACTGCACTGCATTGCCCTGATAGTGAAGGACAACTACAACACGGCCGGCCTGCAAACCACAGCCGGCTCGCGGGCCCTCAAAGGCTTTGCGCCCACCACCGATGCCACCATGGTGAAGGCGCTGAAAGCCGCTGGGGCCATCGTACTGGCCAAGTCCAACATGGCCGAGTGGGCCTTTAGCCCGATGGTGACCATCAGCTCCATCGCGGGCGAAACGCGCAACGCGTACAACCTGGCGTACGTGCCGGCGGGGTCGAGCGGGGGCACCGCGGCGGCAGTGGCCGCCAGCCTGGGCACGGCAGGCTTGGGCACTGACACCGGCAACTCTATCCGCGGGCCGTCGTCGCACAACGCCCTGGTAGGGTTCCGGCCCACGCTGGGGCTGCTGAGCCGGGCCGGCATTGCACCGCTGTACCTGCGCAACGATACCGGAGGGCCCATAGCCCGCTCGGTGGCCGATGCTACCCGCCTGCTCGACGTGCTGGCCACCGGCCCCGACCCCGCCGACCCGCTCACGAGCGCCGGCGCCGGCAAGATCCCGCCCAAAGGCTACCTCCAGTTTTTGCAGCGGGACGGGCTGAAAGGGGCCCGCATCGGCGTGCTGCGCACGCTGAGCGAGCGCCACCCCGACCCGCAGGTAAAGGCGCTGTTTGAGCAGGCGGTGGCCGACTTGCGCCGCGCCGGGGCCGTGGTGGTCGATGTCGAAATTCCGAATTTTGATCAGGTGAGCAAAGACCAGTGGTGCGCGGTATTCAAGCACGACATCAATCAGTACCTGGCCGCGCTGGGCCCCACCGCGCCAGTGCACACCATCGACGAGGTGCTGGCTTCGGGCCAGTATTCGGCCTACATCAAAGGAAATTTGCAGGATGAGCTGGCCCATGGCACCACGCCCAGCGCCGGCCAGGCGGGCTGCGGCGAGGCTTATACCGACCCGCGCCGCATCGCGTTCCGCCAAGCCGTGACGGCCGCCATGGACCGCCAGCAGCTGGGGGCCCTGGTATACCCGACCTGGAACAATCCGCCCGCCAAAATCGGCGATTGGAAGGGCTACCTGGGCGATAACAGCCAGCTCATTGCCCCGCATACCGGCCAGCCGGCCTGCAGTTTCTGGGCCGCACGTTCGACGAGCCCACGCTCATCAAGTACGCGTATGGCTACGAACAGGCCACCCACCACCGCCGGGCACCGGCGCGGTTCCCGGCCCTGCCGGCGCCCGCCCGCAAGTAGCCAGCAGCTGCGCCGTGCCCGGCCAGCAGGGCGGCCCCAACTGGCTGGCTGGAGCGGCTTTTCGCCTGCTTCCGTGTGAGCTACTGACTATACTCGTCACGAAGTAGGGTGCGGGGCTTGTCCCCGCCCGTCGTTGAACGGAAGCCGACGGAACCGTTCAACGACGGGCGGGGGCAAGCCCCGCACCCTACTTCGTTTTCGCATTCCACTTTGTGAGCAGTATAACTGACGCTTAGCAAAAGCAAAATACCGCCTGCCCGCGCTTTTCAGAGCCTAACAGCTCTTCCCACTCCCTGATTTGAGACTAACAACCACCCCTCCCCGCTTGAGTTAGCGCGGCGCGGGGGCGGCCGGGTGGGTATCGTCGAAGCCTATCTGGCCGGCTTTCATCACCCATTTAACGTGGTCTATCACCACGTTGATGTCGGTGGTCGGGTCGCCCGCAACGGCTACCACGTCGGCCAGATAACCGGGGGCAATGGCCCCCAGATTTTTTTCCTGGCCCAGCATTTCGGCGCCGGTCGTGGTGGCGGTTTGCAGCGCCTGGGTGGGCGTCATGCCGGCTTTCACGAACCAGGCCAGCTCGCGCGTATTTTCTCCGAAGCCCGTGAAGACGGCATCGGAGCCCATCGCGATTTTCACCTTGGCCTTAATGGCCCGCTTCAGGGTTTCGAAGTTTTGCGCCACGTAGCCATTCAGCGCGCTTACCACGGCCGTGTCGTAGCCAAATTCGGTCCGGTGGGCGATATAGTACTTGTTGTGCTCGACGGTGGGCACGTAGATGATGCCTTTTTTCGCCATAATGGCTAGGGTCGGCTCATCAATGTCGATGGCGTGCTCAACCGTGTTGGTGCCGGCCCGCACCGCGTCGCGGGCCCCGGCGGGGCCGTAGGAGTGAATAGCAATGCGCTTGCCGGCAAAATGGGCCACGTCGGCCGCAGCCTTCATCTCCTCGTAGGTAAAAGTCTGAAATCCAGTAACATCTTTATCACTGCCAGTCGAGCCGTACATCTTTATCCAGTCGGCCCCGGCGGCTATTTGCTGGCGGGCCACGCGCTGCACGGCCTCCACGCCATCGCACTGACCGGCGTCGGGGATGGCCCCCACTTTGTAGGGCGAGCTGCTGATATGCAAGCCATTGCCGGCCACGAACATACGCGGCCCCACCATAGCCCCCCGGTTGATGAGCTCGCGCAGGGCAAAGTCCATATTATCGAATGAGCCCAGGTCGCGCACGGTGGTAACGCCCGTGGCCAGGGCCTTGCGGGCGTTTTCCTGGGCCAGAAACACCGTCACGGCCGGCCCCAGGGTACCCAGCTGCGCCCAAGGGGTGGTACCTGGCGCTTTATCCCAATAAAAGCTCATGTGCGTGTGCGCGTCGATGAGGCCAGGAATAGCCGTGTACGCCCGCAAGTCGATGGTTTCGGCCCCGGCGGGAATAGCCACGTCCTTAGCCGCCCCCACGGCCACGATGCGGTCGGCGCGGACGAGCACCACGGCATCGGTGAACACCTTGCCGCGGCCATCCACGACCTTCCCAAAGCGAAGGGCCTTGACTTGCGCGCGCAAAACCACGGGCGACCCCACCGAAAAAAGGGCCAGGAGCAGCAGGGAGCATATTTTAGGCATGAGGGATAGCGGGCGAATGTGAATGGATGTGGAAGGTGCGGCAATATGGCATCAAATACGCCCACCCCCTGCTTTATCGCCGCGCCGGGCAATGCCTCAAACCTTTCCGAGCCCGCGCATGTAGGCCTGCACCACCGGTAAGAAAAGCGGCACGGCCGCATCGAGGTAGGCGCGGTCGGCCGCCGACCAGTGGCGCGGGTGGCCAAACACGCAGGGCTGCAAGATGCCCCAGAGCTGGCCGTGGTCAACCAGGTGCGCGTGCACCAGCGCCCGGTGGCCGAAGATAGTGCGCTCAAATTCCTGGTTGAGTACCTCGGGACCCGCCGCGAATACGTCGTCGACGAACACGGAGGGCCGGGCGGCCAGCGCGGCGCGGAACAGGGGGTCTTGCTTGGGCAAGTCGCCGGTGTCGTCTTGCCAGTCGTGGCGCGGGTCGGGCACGGCCGCATCGAGGCACCACGCGAAGGCAATGCGGCCACGGCCCTGGGCCGGGTCACGCACGTAGAGAAAGCAGCGGTCGGCGCGCAGGTGGGGGCCTACCAGGGCGAGGGCGCGGGGCAGGGCCTCGGCGGGCGGGGTGGCCGCCAGCACGGCGGCGAGTTCGGCGAGGGGAGCGTCGGGCATAGAAAGGGGCTGAAATGACTGGTAAGGGATACGTGCGGAAGCCTCGCACGGCCGGAACCGGGCGGTAGCTGTATATTTTTGAAATTAAGGATTTGGTAGTCAATTTTTTTAGCAGGGATTCTGCACCAAACCCTGTGCATTTTTAGGGCACGTTTCATAGCAGTGCACGTGTTTTAAGAGGCTATCCGAACAGGCGTTGGGCGGGCTGCCGGGGTTGAGCCAACCCACCTAACCCGTATTCGGATAACCGCTAAAAGGATTAGAAGTAAAGAGTTAAAACACAAGTCGAAAGGATTTTAACCCTTCACTTTTAATTAACTGATGTTACGCACCGCTTTGACATATTGCGTGGGAAGGGAATTTGCTAAAGCAGCTGAAGTCCCTTTCTGAAGCGTAGGCGCAATCAGTGCGTGACATCAGTTAATTAAGTACGCTCGCATGGGAACCGCTCTAAATGCCACGTTTAGAAGCACTCGTCACTTCGGGCGTCGGCGAAGGAAATCGGAGATGAAAAGTGCTTCCACGTACTGAAAAAGCAACGCGTAAAATTTGATACGGAAGCCCCGATTTTTTAATTTTTAATTTATCCTTTTTAATTTCTCACTCGAATTTAAAAAATGCTTCCGGCCCGGCAAAGCCCCCCTTGCCCATCCCTCCCGCGGCGCTAATACCCGGCCCAGGTATTTCCCTGGTTGGCTGCCTACCTTGCCCCGGCGAGTCAGCGCTGCCGTGCCAGCCCGTGCCATTCTTTCCCCAGATTCCCCCGCATTACCGATGCAGCTATTTCGAATGACCTGGCGAGCAGGCTACGCAGCGGCCCTGGGCGGCCTGCTGCTGGGCTGGCCGACCCTCGCCACCGGGCAGGCCCTGCCCCACCAAACGGGCAAAATCCCAACCGAGCAGGTGGCGCTTGGCTACGAAACGTTTGGCGCCAGCAGCAGCGCCCTGCCGCTGCTGGTCGTCAACGGCGGGCCGGGCCTTTCCCACGCCTACCTGCTGCCTACTGACGTGTGGAAGCAGCTGGCGCAAAAGCGCCGGGTGATTTTTTATGACCAGCGGGGCACGGGGGCATCCAAGCCCGTACAAGCGGGCGCGCCCCAAACCCTGGCGGCGCAGGTAGCCGACCTGGAGGCCCTGCGCAAGGGCCTGGGCCTCGCTAAAGTCGTGCTGCTCGGCGATTCTTACGGCGGGCTGCTCACCATTGCTTATGCCAGCGCTTACCCCGAGCACGTGGCCAAGCTGGTGCTCTCGAATGCGGCGGGCAGCAACCTCAACACCCTCGTGCACCTCTTCGACCAGGTTTTTCCGGAGACGATGGCCGCCGAGCGGCAGCAAAAGCAGCCGGCGGTCGTCACGCAAGCCGCGGCCGAGGCCAGCATGCGCACCCATTTCAACCTGCTCTTCTACTCGGCGGCGCAGCGCGACTTGTACTTCAAAAAGCTGGGCCCCATCCACAACGTGGGCCTGGAGCCGGCGGTAGGGCAGGCCGTGGGCGAGGATGCCGGCAAGGCAGATTTTACCCCCAAGCTGGCCGGCTTCAGGTTTCCTACGCTGGTGCTCACCGGGCGCTACGACATGAACGTGGCGCCGCTCACCGCCTGGCGCTTGCAGCAGGCAATTCCGGGCGCGAAAATCGTATTTTTCGAGCAGAGTGGGCATTTCCCCTGGTTTGAGGAGCCCGCCAAATACCGCACGGTAGTAGAGCAGTTTCTGGATGCGCCGCGCTAACCAGCTACCTCGTCCGGCTACGTTCACACATTGATCAGTTGGTGCATAGCCGTGGCCGGGCACACCCCACGCAGAGGCAAAAATGCTCATTATGCAATTTCCCTCCGCCAAGAGGCCGTCCGGCTAGCCCCGCCCCAACCCGCCCGCCAAGCGGCAAATTTACATCCACTGCTTACCGGTGAAGTTCAATCCGGGTTACCACCACGGCCGGCAGAAACAGGCCGGATTATCGATTCCAGCTGCATAGCTACAGCCAGATGAGACTTGATCATCATGGTGTTAACGGCTAATGCTGTAAATAACGGCTAATGCTGTAAAACGGAGTGGCACCCTGTTTCGCCGCCGACACGTCTTCTTACGCAGAAGCTGTTCAATAATACTCAAAACGGTCGTTCTGATTGGGTCTTTCGAATTATTAAGCAGCTTCACAAAGTGAGCTGCCGCTGCGTTCTACGTTCCTCGCAGCTCACTTCGTACTAAGTCTAGAAGCCAATTTAGGTGCCGTCGCGCAGCGCGGGCGGCAGCGCAAAGGTGCCGTCGGGGCCCGGGGCGAAGGACCAGGTGCGCGCTACAGCTCCTACCGGAATGGGGGCAAAGGCATGGGCAAAGTGCTCTTGGCGCCCGGCGGCCCATTCGCGCGCGACGCGCACCTCCGCCGCGGCTAGGGCATCCTCGTCGATTTCGAGCAGCACCAGGGGGCCCCGGCCGGCGTAGTGGCGGCGGGCGGTTTCGAGCACCTGGTGGCACGCGGAGGTGTGGATGAAACCCTCGGCCGCCAGGTCGGCGCTGGCAAAGAAGCCGGTGCGCTGGGCTTGTTCCCAATCGGCGAGGTCAGCGAGGCGGTAGAGGAATTTGAACAATGTCGGGGATCGGTTTGAGTCAACGCCTAAACGATGTAGAGACGCAAGGATGCGTCTCTACATCGTTGCAAAAATCAAACGGCTTGTTAGGCTTTCCACAGCTCCTGCTGCACCTGCTTGCCCACCGTGAGCATGATGCGCACGGGGTTGGGCACAAGCGTGATGCGGGCTTCCTTGCCGGGGTACTTCTCCGAATCGACCCACACACCCTCCTTGGGCGAGGGAGCCGAGCGCGGGTCGCTGGGCAGGTAGGCGGTGGGCAGCAGCACATCGGTATCCGATTTCAGGTCGCCGTGCACCTTGTCGAGCGCCTCTTCGAGGTAGTCGCCGTACTCGTCGTTGAAATCGTCTTCCAGGTCGTGCAGGGCCTCTTCCACCTCGTCGTAGCGGGCGTCGTCGTAGGTGAGGGTGTGCAGCTCGGCCTTCTTTTCGATGAGGGCCACGAGGGCGAGGTTCAGGTCTTCGGTTTTCATAAAAAAACAGTGAGGTGCGGACCGCCCGCCGCGGCGCGGTACGGCCGCAAAGGTGCTACGAAATCCGTAAGTGCGGCCCGTGGGGCGTGGGCGGGCTGCCACCGTACATTTAGTGCCATGAAAACCACTGCGTTGCTTCTGCTGGCGGGGGCCCTGGCCCTGGGCCGTCCCGCCCGCGCCCAAACCGGCTGCCCCGACCCCCAGGCCACCAACTACAACCCCGCCGCCCGCCTCAACGACGGCTCGTGCCAGTACGCCCCCGCCGCTGCGGCGCTGCCCGCTAAGGCCCTGCTCGACGCGGCCGTGCCCGAAACCTCGGGCCTCCAGCTGGCCGCCGGGGCCCTGTGGACCTTCAACGACGGGGGCAACCCACCGGTGCTGTTTCGGGTGGACTCGGCCACCGGCCGCGCCGCCCAGCAGGTGCGGGTACTGAACTACCCCAACACCGACTGGGAAGATATTACCGCCGATGGCCGCTACCTGTACGTGGGCGACTTCGGCAACAACTACGGCGACCGGCGCAACCTGCGCCTGCTACGCGTGCCGCTGGCCGGCCTGGGCCCCGGGGCCGATACGGTGTCGGCCCAGGCCATTAACTTCTACTACCCCGACCAGACGACGTTCGGCGGGGGCCTGAACAACCACGACTACGACTGCGAGGCCGTATTTTTCCGCAACGACTCGCTACACCTGTTCACCAAGGACTGGGCCGACCACCGCACGCGCTACTACACCGTGCCGGCCGTGCCCGGCACCCACGCCGCCCACCTCAAAGCCGTATTCAACGTGAACGGCCTGGTAACGGCCGCCGATATTAGCCCCGACGGCACCGCGGCGGCCCTGCTCGGCTACGACGAAACCACCGGGGCCACGTTCGTGTGGCTACTGTCGGACTTCCCAGGCACGCAGTTTTTCCGGGGCAATAAGCGGCGTATCGAGCTACCCAGCGCGGCGCTGGTGGGGCAGGTCGAGGGCGTGTGCTTCGCAGGGCCCCGCCGGCTGCTGGTGTCCAACGAGCGGGTGGTGGTGGGGCCCCTCGCCGTGCCGCAGCGCCTGTACGCGCTGAACGTGGGCCGCTGGCTGCCGGCCCCGGCGGTGGCGGTGGTTACGGCCGCGGCCGCGGCGGGGCCCCGGGCGGGCCTGCGCGTGTTTCCCGTCCCCGCCGCCCACACGCTGCGCATCGAGCGGGCCGGCGTGGGCCCCGGCGCACTGGCCCTCACCCTGCTTGACCTGCGGGGCCGGGCCGTGGCCACCGGCCAGCTGCCCGCCGGGGCCCCGGCGGGGACCCTCGACGTGGCCGGGCTGGCCCCGGGGGCCTACGTGCTGCGGGCCCAAGGGGCGGCGGACGTGGTTTCGCAAAAAATAATGGTGCGCTAGCAGCGGCCGGGCGCGCCGGATTGGCACCGGCCGGTATCTTCGGGGCCCCGACAGCCGTTTAACCGGAGGTGGCGAGCGCGCCGGTGGCCACCCGTCTTTTTCTATCCTCTCTTCTCCTTTTTCTCTCCGTTCGCATGGCCCTCGCCCCCGACATCCAGCAAAAAGTAAATGCCTGGCTCACGCCGGCTTACGACGCCGACACCCAAGCCGCCATCAGCGCCCAGCTCGAAGCCGGGCAGGACGAGGCACTCACCGACGCCTTCTACCGCACCCTGGAGTTTGGCACCGGCGGGCTGCGCGGCGTGATGGGCCCCGGCTCGAACCGCATGAACCGCTACACGCTGGGCATGGCCACCCAGGGCCTATGCAACTACCTGATGCAGAGCTTCCACGGCCAGGAAATTAAGGTCGCCATTGCCCACGACTCGCGCAACAACAGCCCCGAGTTTGCGCGCATCGCGGCGGGTATTTTCTCGGCCAACGGCATCACGGTGTACTTGTTTGACAGCCTGCGGCCCACGCCCGAGCTTTCGTTTGCCATCCGCCAGCTGGGCTGCCAGAGCGGCTGCGTCATCACGGCCTCGCACAATCCTAAGGAGTACAACGGCTACAAGGTGTACTGGAACGACGGGGCCCAGGTGGTATCGCCGCACGACACAAATATCATCGTGGAGGTTAATAGAATCACCGACATTGGGGAAGTCAAATTCACCGCCGTCGACACGCTCATCCACCTCATCGGCCACGACCTGGACGACCAGTACCTCACCGAGGTGCAAAAGCTGAGCGTGGACCCGGCCGCCATCCAGCGGCAGCACGATTTGAAGATTGTGTACACGCCGCTGCACGGCTCGGGCATCACGCTGGTGCCGGGGGCCCTGCAACGCTTTGGCTTTGATAACGTGCACATTGTGCAGGCCCAGGCGACGCCTGACGGCAACTTTCCTACCGTGCAGAGCCCCAACCCGGAGGAGAAATCGGCCATGCAAATGGCCCTGGATTTGGCCAAAGACCTTGACGCCGACATCGTGCTCGCCACCGACCCCGACGCTGACCGCGTGGGCCTGGGCGTGAAAAACGACAAAGGCGAGTGGGTGCTCCTCAACGGCAACCAGACCGCCGCGCTGCTCACCAACTACCTGCTGGGGGCCCGGCACCGCGCCGATAAGCTGGCGCCCAACGACTACATGGTGTACACCATCGTGACGAGCGACATCCTCGGCGACATTGCGCGCCACTACAACGTGAAGAGCTACAACACGCTCACTGGCTTCAAGTACATCGCCGGCCTCATCCGCGACCTGGCGGGCCAGGAGAATTACCTCTGCGGCGGCGAGGAAAGCTACGGCTACCTCATCGGCGATTTTGTGCGCGACAAGGACGCCGTATCGGCCTGCGCGCTGGCCGCCGAAATGGCCGCCGTGGCCAAAGACCAGGGCCGCACTCTGTACGAGGAGCTGGTCCAGATGTACGCCCAGTTTGGCCTCTACCAGGAAGACCTGATTTCGCTGACCAAGAAGGGCCAGCGCGGCGCCGAGGAAATCCAGGAGATGATGGCTGGCCTGCGCCAGGCCCCGCCCACCACCATTGCCGGCCAGCCGGTAGTAGAAATCCGCGACTACCAGACCGGCCTCATCCGCGACCTGCGCACCGGCGACACCACCGAAACCGGCATGGAAAGCTCCAACGTGCTCCAGTTCATCCTCGAGGACGGCAGCAAAATCTCGGCCCGTCCCAGCGGAACCGAGCCCAAAATCAAGTTCTACTTCAGCGTGCGCCAGCCCCTGAAATCGGTGGTGGACTTCGACCTGGCTCAACGCCTGGCCAAGGAAAAAATCCAAGCCATCATCGACGACATGCAGCTGAAATAGCCCTGGGGGCCCGCCCCGCTGCCCGGCGGCAAATTTTACGTTCCCGGTCCCAAATCTCATCGGTTTGGGACCGTTTTTTTGTGCCCACTGCGTACATTGGGCAGGATTACATTATTCGTTTATTTTTATTCACTATTGCCTGAAGGTCTTGCACTTATAACCCAAACATTCATACGATGGCCCGGTATTTCACCTGTTATCTGCACCGACACGGCGCCGCTTACCAGCGGCGCATTCAGTACCTGGCCGGGCTGGGCACGGCCCTAGGCGCGGCGGCTCTTTTCGTGCCCTGGGATACGTGGCAGCCCCTGCTGGCGGTGGGGGCCCTGGTGCCGTACTGCACCATGCTGCCGCTGCTCGCCAAAACTCGGCAGCTGGCCCTAGACCGGCCCCACGGCCAGTTCCGCTACTTCACCACGGTTTTCGGCCTCGCGCTGGGCGCCTGGCAGCCGCTGCCCCGCGTGAGCAAGGTCATCGTGAAGCCCTTCACGCAGGACGAGCCCGCCCCCGCCACCCCGCACAGCGCCCTGCGCAGCGGCCCGCCCCGGGCCCGCGTGGTGTTGCTCTCGGTGCCCGCGTCGCGCCAAGCCATCATCGCCGGCAAGTTTCGCGCCGACCAGGAATTCGAAGCGCTGCTGTTTGCCAAGGTGGTGGCCATGTACCTAGGCGTCGAGGGGTTCGTATTTGGGTGAGCCGGTGGGGCCCCGGCCGGCTACCCTTTCCGCTCGCGGCTGGTGCCCAGCAGCAACAAAATCAGCAGAAAAAACGCGGTGGTGCCCAGGCTCCACCACGTAATGGCGGCCACGCCGTGGTAGTAGCGCATGGTGGGCGCGTAGTGGCCCACCAGCGTGAAGCCCGAAAACACCAGTCCCGCCACGCACAGTAGCCCCAGGATGGTGCGGCTCACGAGCTGGTCGGCCTTGCGCAGCAGCGTGTTGTAGCCGCTCAGCTCCACCTTCACGCGCAGCTCGCCCTTGCTGATTTTGCGCACGATTTGGCGCACGTCAGCGGGCAGGGTTTGCAGCAGGGCCAGCAGCTGGGTGCCGGTGTACTCGGCCTCGTTGAGAATGTTTTCGGGCGAGTACTGTTCGCGCATAATACGGGCCCCGTAGGGCCGCACAAACTCGAAGGTGTTGAAGCTAGGGTGCAGCACCTTGCCGATGCCTTCGAGAATCACCAGGGCCCTCAAGATGAGGAAAATGGCCCCCGGCACCTGCAATTTGTAGTCGTAGATGACGGTCTGGAGGCGGTCGGCGAGGTCGCCCATGCTCATCTCCTTCACGTCAAGCAAAGCGAAGTCCTCAATGAGCAGGCTCAGGTCACTTTCGAAGGCATGCATGTCGGGGATTTCCGCCGTCAGGGCCAGGCGGCGGAAGCTGGCGGCCATACCGCGCGCGTCCTGCCGGGCCATGCCGATGAACACGCCCGCAAAGGCGTACTTCTGCTGCTTGGTGAGCTTGCCCACCATGCCGAAATCG is a window from the Hymenobacter nivis genome containing:
- a CDS encoding amidase, with translation MKLFLKTGLYFGLLLWGALLGSSCNQAPREQQAARPPFDVTEASIADVQQALKRGDCNCEQLVQAYQARIAAYDQPTKLNSIVVVNPAALATARQLDAEYRRSGRLRPLHCIALIVKDNYNTAGLQTTAGSRALKGFAPTTDATMVKALKAAGAIVLAKSNMAEWAFSPMVTISSIAGETRNAYNLAYVPAGSSGGTAAAVAASLGTAGLGTDTGNSIRGPSSHNALVGFRPTLGLLSRAGIAPLYLRNDTGGPIARSVADATRLLDVLATGPDPADPLTSAGAGKIPPKGYLQFLQRDGLKGARIGVLRTLSERHPDPQVKALFEQAVADLRRAGAVVVDVEIPNFDQVSKDQWCAVFKHDINQYLAALGPTAPVHTIDEVLASGQYSAYIKGNLQDELAHGTTPSAGQAGCGEAYTDPRRIAFRQAVTAAMDRQQLGALVYPTWNNPPAKIGDWKGYLGDNSQLIAPHTGQPACSFWAARSTSPRSSSTRMATNRPPTTAGHRRGSRPCRRPPASSQQLRRARPAGRPQLAGWSGFSPASV
- a CDS encoding metal-dependent hydrolase family protein — translated: MPKICSLLLLALFSVGSPVVLRAQVKALRFGKVVDGRGKVFTDAVVLVRADRIVAVGAAKDVAIPAGAETIDLRAYTAIPGLIDAHTHMSFYWDKAPGTTPWAQLGTLGPAVTVFLAQENARKALATGVTTVRDLGSFDNMDFALRELINRGAMVGPRMFVAGNGLHISSSPYKVGAIPDAGQCDGVEAVQRVARQQIAAGADWIKMYGSTGSDKDVTGFQTFTYEEMKAAADVAHFAGKRIAIHSYGPAGARDAVRAGTNTVEHAIDIDEPTLAIMAKKGIIYVPTVEHNKYYIAHRTEFGYDTAVVSALNGYVAQNFETLKRAIKAKVKIAMGSDAVFTGFGENTRELAWFVKAGMTPTQALQTATTTGAEMLGQEKNLGAIAPGYLADVVAVAGDPTTDINVVIDHVKWVMKAGQIGFDDTHPAAPAPR
- a CDS encoding GAF domain-containing protein, which codes for MPDAPLAELAAVLAATPPAEALPRALALVGPHLRADRCFLYVRDPAQGRGRIAFAWCLDAAVPDPRHDWQDDTGDLPKQDPLFRAALAARPSVFVDDVFAAGPEVLNQEFERTIFGHRALVHAHLVDHGQLWGILQPCVFGHPRHWSAADRAYLDAAVPLFLPVVQAYMRGLGKV
- a CDS encoding alpha/beta fold hydrolase is translated as MQLFRMTWRAGYAAALGGLLLGWPTLATGQALPHQTGKIPTEQVALGYETFGASSSALPLLVVNGGPGLSHAYLLPTDVWKQLAQKRRVIFYDQRGTGASKPVQAGAPQTLAAQVADLEALRKGLGLAKVVLLGDSYGGLLTIAYASAYPEHVAKLVLSNAAGSNLNTLVHLFDQVFPETMAAERQQKQPAVVTQAAAEASMRTHFNLLFYSAAQRDLYFKKLGPIHNVGLEPAVGQAVGEDAGKADFTPKLAGFRFPTLVLTGRYDMNVAPLTAWRLQQAIPGAKIVFFEQSGHFPWFEEPAKYRTVVEQFLDAPR
- a CDS encoding DUF952 domain-containing protein, which codes for MFKFLYRLADLADWEQAQRTGFFASADLAAEGFIHTSACHQVLETARRHYAGRGPLVLLEIDEDALAAAEVRVAREWAAGRQEHFAHAFAPIPVGAVARTWSFAPGPDGTFALPPALRDGT
- a CDS encoding T9SS type A sorting domain-containing protein — encoded protein: MKTTALLLLAGALALGRPARAQTGCPDPQATNYNPAARLNDGSCQYAPAAAALPAKALLDAAVPETSGLQLAAGALWTFNDGGNPPVLFRVDSATGRAAQQVRVLNYPNTDWEDITADGRYLYVGDFGNNYGDRRNLRLLRVPLAGLGPGADTVSAQAINFYYPDQTTFGGGLNNHDYDCEAVFFRNDSLHLFTKDWADHRTRYYTVPAVPGTHAAHLKAVFNVNGLVTAADISPDGTAAALLGYDETTGATFVWLLSDFPGTQFFRGNKRRIELPSAALVGQVEGVCFAGPRRLLVSNERVVVGPLAVPQRLYALNVGRWLPAPAVAVVTAAAAAGPRAGLRVFPVPAAHTLRIERAGVGPGALALTLLDLRGRAVATGQLPAGAPAGTLDVAGLAPGAYVLRAQGAADVVSQKIMVR
- a CDS encoding phospho-sugar mutase, whose product is MALAPDIQQKVNAWLTPAYDADTQAAISAQLEAGQDEALTDAFYRTLEFGTGGLRGVMGPGSNRMNRYTLGMATQGLCNYLMQSFHGQEIKVAIAHDSRNNSPEFARIAAGIFSANGITVYLFDSLRPTPELSFAIRQLGCQSGCVITASHNPKEYNGYKVYWNDGAQVVSPHDTNIIVEVNRITDIGEVKFTAVDTLIHLIGHDLDDQYLTEVQKLSVDPAAIQRQHDLKIVYTPLHGSGITLVPGALQRFGFDNVHIVQAQATPDGNFPTVQSPNPEEKSAMQMALDLAKDLDADIVLATDPDADRVGLGVKNDKGEWVLLNGNQTAALLTNYLLGARHRADKLAPNDYMVYTIVTSDILGDIARHYNVKSYNTLTGFKYIAGLIRDLAGQENYLCGGEESYGYLIGDFVRDKDAVSACALAAEMAAVAKDQGRTLYEELVQMYAQFGLYQEDLISLTKKGQRGAEEIQEMMAGLRQAPPTTIAGQPVVEIRDYQTGLIRDLRTGDTTETGMESSNVLQFILEDGSKISARPSGTEPKIKFYFSVRQPLKSVVDFDLAQRLAKEKIQAIIDDMQLK